Sequence from the Thermosipho affectus genome:
TTTAAGTTATTTTTGTTTATATATTTTTCAAATCTTAAATCACCATTTACATACATCTCGTACGCTTTGTTTAGCTTTTTTGAGTAATTTAGTTCATTTTTAATCTTTTCGTATGAAAAAAAGGTAAATAAAAATAAAAAGGCAAAAATTGTAATTAGTATAAGATAAAATTTTTGCATGTGCTCACCTCAATTGCGCATCAAAAAAACTTGGAAGAATTATATTTTTATTACTTTTTAAATGCATATGTATTTTTAATAAGTATTCTTTTGCACAAATTTCCCAAGTGTACTTATTTATTACCCTTTCATAGCTTCTTTTACTAAATAGTTGGTGATTTTTTCGTAAATCTAGTGCTGCTTTTCTAAATTCTTCTTGAGTTGATACCAAATATCCATATCTTCCGTTGTCTAGTATTTCAACAGGACCGCCACTTTTTGTTGCGATCACTGGAAGTCCACAGGCCATTGCTTCAATAATTGCAAGTCCAAAAGGCTCGTAGTGTGACGTTAATGCAAAAATTCCATTATGTTTTGCAGCCGAATTATAAAGTTTTGCCAGTTTTTCTTGAGATGTGATTATTAAAAACTTCCCCCCTGCTTTTTTTGTTTTTTCTATTATTTCCCTTTGATAGCCAGAGTACTCTTTTGTTTTTTTTCTTAGTACCAATATTAGTGTGTAATCTTTTTTTAGATAGTTTTCAAAACTTTCTATTACAAATTCTATATTTTTTTTGGGATCTATTCTACTTGAAATTATTATTGGTGGTTTGTTTTGAAAAACATCTTTAAATTCATCTGATTCATCAATATGAAATATTTTTGTGTTTACACCTGGAGGTATCACAAAGATTTTATGTTTTATATCTTGATATAAATCTAAATACTCATTGTGTGTATATTGGTGTTGTTTTTCTTGTGATGTGCTTGCAACAATAAAATTTGCATATTTCATTGCACATCTTTCTGCACTTATACGTATTGAGAATCTATACTTTTTTTCTGCGTCTTTACTATGTTTAAACTTGTCTTTTTTTTGGGCACCAAGTGAATGTGCAGTAAATGAATACGGAATATTTGTTAGTTTTTTAAACATTGCTCCGGAAATTCCACCATCACCGTAGTGAGTTGTAACAAAATCAGGTAGTCTTTCTTTTTGGTAAAATTGGTATATCTTTTTCACATATTCTCCCAAAAAATCCCAGAGTTTTTCTTTGTTGAGAAAATTTTTTCCTCCAAATTCTATCCTAACAATTCTTACGTTTTCTGCGTCTTCATAATAATCAAAATCTTTTGAAAATTCCGGCCATTTTTCATCTGTCATTTTTCTTGTTATTATATCTACTTTATAACCAAATTTTCCCATTGCCTTTGCAAGTTCTTTAACGTAAATTAATTGTCCTCCAAAATCTGGGTGCTCAGTTAAATGACTGTCATTTTTATCGAAATTTCCTTGAGGATTAAAGAATGCTATTTTCATACTTTTCCACCTCTTTGAGGTAATCTGATATATCTTTTAATTTAACAACTCCACCAATTTCTTCGATAACGTGAATTGAGATAACTGTACCGAGTAAAGCTGCTTTGAAAATTGAAAAATCATTTAATAGTCCATAATATATGCCACTCCAGAAGGCATCACCTGCGCCAGTGGTATCCACCACATTTTTGGAGAGTAATTTGATGTGCTTTATCTTATGACCGTCTGAAACTAGAGATCCTTCCTTGCCCATGGTTAGTATAACGTATTTTATGCCAAATGTATGCAATAACTCTATATATCGTTCCTCGGGTAAAATTCCAAATATTTCTCTTGCATCATCTAGCGATGGTTTTATAATATATGTATTTTTTAATATTTCGTATATTGGATCTAAATCTATTTTTTTGCGCGGAAATAGTTTTTTCCTGCAGTTTGGATCAAATGCAATTTTTATATTTTTATTTGCTACTATTTTCTTAATTTTTTCAGTTTTGTGTGTTATTGCCCAGCAACTTACGTGTAGAAATTTTATATTCTTTAAGTTAAATCCTTCAGGTATTTCTAAATTTTTGTCTTCATCTCTAAAAGGAATAAAATCTGGAGTTTTAGGCGATGCTAAAATAATTACCGTTGAAGTATTTCCACGACCTATTTGAATGTATTTTGTTTCTAAATTCTCAGATTTTAAGGTTTCAATGATTTCTCTTCCAAAAAAATCATTTCCTACTCTTGAAATTATAATGGGTTTTATTCCCAGTTGATTTAAATTTCTCGCGATGTTTAATGGACTTCCACCTATTTTCTTTAAAAATGTTTTTCCGTCTGTTGAAATTAGGTCTATTAAACTTTCACCCAAAAATGCTATCATTATTTCACCTCTATTTTTTATTTTATCATAGATTTATGGTAAAATATTAAAAAAGGTATTATAAGGAGGGATTAGATGCTAAAATTTACTATAAGCAAGGAGGAATTAGAGAAAAAAATAGCAGTTGCTGCAGATGCAGTAGGTTCAAGAACTGTTGATCCTATTTTACAGTGTTTACTCTTTTCCTATGAAGATAATTCTTTGAAGATTTACTCTGCAGATATGCAAACTTTTGTTATCTCAAAGCTTAATGTTTCAGAGATAGAAGGTAGTGGAAAATTTGCCGTAGATGCAAAATTGCTAGAAGAGATTGTAAAAAATTTGGAAAATGAACAGGTGTTATTTGAATATGATACAGGAAAATTAAATTTGAAGAGCGGAAAGAGCTCTTTTAATCTTTCAACATATTCCGATGCGGATAAATTCCCACAGATTGATATAGAAGATTCTGGGATAAAGTTCGAACTTGAAACTTCAATTCTATCTGAAATGATAGATAGAGTTTTGTTTTGTGCATCTACTGAAAGTACAATGAGGGCATTGAATGGAGTTTATTGGGAAGTTAAAGGAAATTACTTAAGATTAGTGGCAAGTGATGGGTATCGTTTGGCACTCACAGAACAAAAGGTGGATATTGACACAGATATAGATTTTATTCTATCGCTAAAGAGTATGAAAGAATTGGATAATTTAATTAAACAAACCGATGAACCTATTTTAACTGTTAAGTTTGATCACAAAAAGATGTCAGTTACTGCTGGTGACATAGCGGTAATAATGAGAATAGTTGAAGAAGTTTTCCCAGACTATAGGAGAGTTTTGCCAAAAGCCTTTAAAACAAGGATAGTATTTAATAAAAACGAATTTTTAGAAGCATTGAAAAGAACAATGATAATTTCAAAGAGGGGGAGCGAAAAGGTACAATTGCAAATTATAGAAGATATACTTGTTTTAAGCAGTCAAAGCCAAGAGTACGGAGAAGTAAAAGAAGAAATTTCCATAGAGAAAGAGGGAGAAGATTTGAAAATAAACTTTAATCCT
This genomic interval carries:
- a CDS encoding carbohydrate kinase family protein; translated protein: MIAFLGESLIDLISTDGKTFLKKIGGSPLNIARNLNQLGIKPIIISRVGNDFFGREIIETLKSENLETKYIQIGRGNTSTVIILASPKTPDFIPFRDEDKNLEIPEGFNLKNIKFLHVSCWAITHKTEKIKKIVANKNIKIAFDPNCRKKLFPRKKIDLDPIYEILKNTYIIKPSLDDAREIFGILPEERYIELLHTFGIKYVILTMGKEGSLVSDGHKIKHIKLLSKNVVDTTGAGDAFWSGIYYGLLNDFSIFKAALLGTVISIHVIEEIGGVVKLKDISDYLKEVEKYENSIL
- a CDS encoding glycosyltransferase; this translates as MKIAFFNPQGNFDKNDSHLTEHPDFGGQLIYVKELAKAMGKFGYKVDIITRKMTDEKWPEFSKDFDYYEDAENVRIVRIEFGGKNFLNKEKLWDFLGEYVKKIYQFYQKERLPDFVTTHYGDGGISGAMFKKLTNIPYSFTAHSLGAQKKDKFKHSKDAEKKYRFSIRISAERCAMKYANFIVASTSQEKQHQYTHNEYLDLYQDIKHKIFVIPPGVNTKIFHIDESDEFKDVFQNKPPIIISSRIDPKKNIEFVIESFENYLKKDYTLILVLRKKTKEYSGYQREIIEKTKKAGGKFLIITSQEKLAKLYNSAAKHNGIFALTSHYEPFGLAIIEAMACGLPVIATKSGGPVEILDNGRYGYLVSTQEEFRKAALDLRKNHQLFSKRSYERVINKYTWEICAKEYLLKIHMHLKSNKNIILPSFFDAQLR
- the dnaN gene encoding DNA polymerase III subunit beta yields the protein MLKFTISKEELEKKIAVAADAVGSRTVDPILQCLLFSYEDNSLKIYSADMQTFVISKLNVSEIEGSGKFAVDAKLLEEIVKNLENEQVLFEYDTGKLNLKSGKSSFNLSTYSDADKFPQIDIEDSGIKFELETSILSEMIDRVLFCASTESTMRALNGVYWEVKGNYLRLVASDGYRLALTEQKVDIDTDIDFILSLKSMKELDNLIKQTDEPILTVKFDHKKMSVTAGDIAVIMRIVEEVFPDYRRVLPKAFKTRIVFNKNEFLEALKRTMIISKRGSEKVQLQIIEDILVLSSQSQEYGEVKEEISIEKEGEDLKINFNPKFLNEAVKKVEEDEVVFNFVDDLSPMQINSKDVNEYLYIVLPVRA